The nucleotide window CTGCAATTCTCTGACTATGAAAAATCCTGGCTTTCTTCAAATCTGCTCGGTCGCGGTTCTCTGCAGCCTGCTCCCGGGCTGCGCTTCGACCGGCGTTAAAAATCCTTCCGGCGTTCCCGTCACGGAAATGAAGGGCGATGAACGTGGTTTTGTCGCCGGCACGGGAGTCGAGTCGCAAGATTTGGTGTCGGTCACGGACCAAATGGCCCGCAAGATTCTGAGCATCGACCAGATTGTGAAAGCCCAGGCTACGCCCAAGGTTTATCTCCTCCCGGTCGAAAACAACACTCGGTTCCCAATCAACCGTGACGTTTTCCTCGATCGCATCCGAGCCCAACTCAATGCGAAGGCGACCGGCAAAGTGCGGTTCTTGGCCCGTGCCGCCAGTCCCGACGGGAGCCCGCAAAGGATCATGCAAGCCCTGGAACGCGAGCGCGACTTAAAGGAATCCGGGGCCGTGACCAGCAACGCCAACCAACCGGCGGCTCAATTCAGCGGCGCAGATTTTTTGCTCACGGGCAAACTCGGGAGTTTGACCACGCGCACCAGCAAGGGGGTCAGCGACTACATCCTTTACACCTTTCAACTCGTTGATGTGCGCACCACAGAGATCGTTTGGGAGGACTCGGCCGAGATCAAGAAACAAGGACTCGAGGACGCCGCGTATCGTTGAGGGCGAACGTGAGTTGAGTTGCGGACCAACCTTGACGTTCACTTCTTAAGGTTCGATGCCAATCGACGCCACATTTCCCCTTCCCATGAACCGTTCCTCCGGACCGTGGCCTTTAGGCCGCTTCCACGCTCGACTGCGGAGAGCGCGCGGAAGCAGCCTAAAGGCTGCGGTCCGCCCGGTTTTAGGTTCAAGGGCCATGTGCATGGCCCTGAGGCCAAGAAAACTTCCCATGAACCCGGTAGGGCGAGCCTGTCCCCAGCGAGCCGAGTCGGACGTGTTCCAAGCACGTCCAGCGGCTCGCCGGAACGGACTCGCCCTGCCGGGGTGGTCGGGCAGAACCGGACGGTCCTTCAGACTCTCGCTGCTCGGAGTCGCGGCCGCCTTGCTCGCGTGTGCCGGTTGCGCCACTCCAAAAAAATCCTCCTGGGTCCGCACCGGCGATCCGATCGTTGATGGCCACACGGCCATCGCGCAAGGCCCGGCCAAGGACAAAGTCTTGTGGCAGTACCGGACTGCGTTGGAAGCGTTGCGGCGGGGACAATTCAGCGAAGCGAAAACGCTGCTCGACGACGCGTTCCTGACCATTGGATCGGTCAGCGCCGGCGACAAAGAGGCTAAGAAATCGCGCGGCTACTTTTCCGAAGAAGCGCGCAAGACTTTCCGCGGCGAACCATACGAACGGTCCATGGCTTATTTCTATCGCGGCATTCTTTATTGGATGGACGGGGAACCGGACAACGCCCGCGCCTGTTTCCGCAGCGCGCAATTTCAAGACAGTGACACCGAGAACAAAGAATACGCCGGCGACTATACGTTGTTCGACTATCTGGATGGATTCGCCACGGTCAAATTATCCGGCGACGGCTCGGACGCTTTCAAACGCGCGGAAGCTCTGAGCAAGTCGGGCAAGCCCGCGCCCTACGACGCCAACGCCAACACGCTCTTCTTCATTGAATTTGGCCCCGGACCGAGCAAATACGCGACTGGCGAGTACCGCGAGCAGCTTCGCGTGCGCACGGTTCCATCTCCCGTTCGCGGCGCGCGCATCAAGATTGGCGATCAAGCGATCGAAGCCGGCGTGTACGACGA belongs to Verrucomicrobiota bacterium and includes:
- a CDS encoding penicillin-binding protein activator LpoB; this encodes MKNPGFLQICSVAVLCSLLPGCASTGVKNPSGVPVTEMKGDERGFVAGTGVESQDLVSVTDQMARKILSIDQIVKAQATPKVYLLPVENNTRFPINRDVFLDRIRAQLNAKATGKVRFLARAASPDGSPQRIMQALERERDLKESGAVTSNANQPAAQFSGADFLLTGKLGSLTTRTSKGVSDYILYTFQLVDVRTTEIVWEDSAEIKKQGLEDAAYR